One genomic window of Staphylococcus hsinchuensis includes the following:
- a CDS encoding arylamine N-acetyltransferase family protein produces the protein MTEVDFTKLEHYLKIENDLYHQTDLETLNHYIHQYVMHVPFENINVQNGEPIALNDEAMLEKIVDQHRGGYCYEQNHFFHNYLKSKGFEVYIVAGTVANGDAWAKEGSHMALIVKLDSGKYIVDVGYADVPTVALPIEGTVVNDVTGQFRIQQTEAHQYELQKFQSDEWQTQYKVIDETKEIAHFSEGIYFNQYDSESLFVQQLLVSKAKTFGRITLFNQQLMYNIYGQKMKKSINQSEYKKILQNDFGISNIKIKPFEK, from the coding sequence ATGACTGAGGTGGATTTTACAAAATTAGAGCACTATTTAAAAATTGAAAATGATTTATATCATCAAACAGATTTGGAAACGTTGAATCATTACATACATCAATATGTGATGCATGTACCTTTTGAAAATATTAATGTTCAAAATGGGGAACCGATTGCTTTAAATGATGAAGCGATGCTAGAAAAAATTGTCGACCAACATCGCGGAGGATATTGTTACGAACAAAATCACTTTTTCCATAATTATTTAAAAAGTAAGGGATTTGAGGTATACATCGTTGCTGGTACAGTTGCTAATGGGGATGCCTGGGCAAAAGAAGGCAGTCATATGGCATTGATTGTAAAGTTGGATAGTGGGAAGTATATTGTCGACGTTGGATACGCTGATGTTCCGACCGTCGCGTTACCTATTGAAGGTACAGTTGTTAATGATGTTACGGGTCAGTTTCGGATACAACAAACTGAAGCACATCAATATGAATTACAGAAGTTTCAATCAGATGAGTGGCAAACACAATATAAAGTAATTGATGAAACTAAAGAGATAGCACATTTCTCTGAAGGTATTTATTTCAATCAATATGATTCAGAGTCACTTTTTGTACAACAGTTACTCGTCAGTAAAGCGAAAACATTTGGTCGAATTACGCTGTTCAACCAACAGTTGATGTATAACATCTACGGTCAAAAAATGAAGAAATCTATAAACCAAAGTGAATATAAGAAAATATTACAAAATGATTTCGGTATATCCAATATTAAAATAAAACCTTTCGAAAAGTAA
- a CDS encoding winged helix-turn-helix transcriptional regulator, which produces MVKICNYGFDQEVIEEHRDIYGIAYTQNVLSGRYKNLIIWYLKEKNRRYNHIKKFLSDISQGSLTKQLRELEKDGIIKRTVYPEVPPKVVYSLTDKGKDLLSIIDLMESYGKRYGEQPK; this is translated from the coding sequence ATGGTTAAAATATGTAATTATGGCTTTGATCAAGAAGTTATTGAAGAACATCGCGATATTTATGGCATTGCTTATACTCAAAATGTACTGTCAGGTCGATATAAAAATCTTATAATTTGGTATTTAAAAGAGAAAAACCGTCGTTATAATCATATTAAGAAGTTTTTATCTGATATTTCCCAAGGGTCTTTAACGAAGCAATTACGTGAATTAGAAAAAGATGGAATAATTAAACGTACAGTTTATCCAGAAGTGCCACCTAAAGTCGTTTATAGTTTAACTGATAAAGGCAAAGATTTATTATCGATTATTGATTTAATGGAAAGCTATGGTAAACGTTATGGAGAACAACCTAAATAA
- a CDS encoding YibE/F family protein, whose amino-acid sequence MSVITILGLILFILMIIFGGKKGLISYLTLFLNFVILLITIIIIMFGAPIYVVTFLFCIVIAACNLFVLNSYNTKTKAAFYATLLTTLVLIFGIYLSVAIGHLQGFTTEQQDETYIFSMNIGIDMVKFMVFTVVLAVIAAVIDLAITISSPMYELSETNPNLSSKALFQSGLRVGREILATSANTIYLAYFGGQLTLFFWFFKLNYSFGHIINSKIFAQEFISILLGGIAVAISIPITAWLTAYLIKKQQSTHSQKQ is encoded by the coding sequence ATGAGTGTAATTACAATATTAGGACTTATCCTATTTATATTAATGATTATTTTTGGTGGAAAAAAAGGTCTCATTTCGTATTTAACGTTATTTTTAAATTTCGTGATATTGTTAATCACGATTATCATCATCATGTTTGGTGCACCAATATATGTGGTAACCTTTTTATTCTGTATTGTGATCGCTGCCTGTAATTTATTTGTGCTGAACAGTTATAACACAAAGACGAAAGCAGCATTCTATGCAACGTTACTGACGACTTTAGTACTTATATTCGGTATTTATTTATCTGTTGCTATCGGTCACTTACAAGGCTTTACAACGGAACAACAAGACGAAACATATATTTTCTCAATGAATATTGGTATCGATATGGTTAAATTCATGGTCTTTACTGTAGTGCTAGCAGTGATAGCAGCCGTCATTGATTTAGCCATCACGATTAGCTCTCCTATGTACGAGTTAAGCGAGACGAACCCTAATTTAAGTAGTAAAGCATTATTCCAATCAGGTCTACGTGTAGGTAGAGAAATATTGGCAACCTCAGCAAATACGATATATTTGGCCTATTTCGGAGGCCAGTTAACCTTATTTTTCTGGTTCTTTAAATTGAATTATTCATTTGGACATATTATTAATTCAAAGATTTTTGCACAAGAATTCATTTCAATTCTTCTCGGAGGTATCGCGGTAGCTATCAGTATTCCTATCACTGCTTGGTTGACTGCTTATTTAATTAAGAAACAACAATCTACACATTCTCAAAAACAATAA
- a CDS encoding alpha/beta hydrolase, with protein sequence MINVKQPDSIFLENKSSEHAIILLHSFTGTVRDVKLLATKLHKAGFTCYVPAYKGHGLMLDQFMKYGTDDWWQDALTAYRYLTEQGYNKVSVCGVSLGGLLSLKLAEKEDIEAIAIMSTPYKKSDAGLAHRLNNYCQRMGQVVGLDDTQISKQLDSIETYNDELNKFQLMVEDIMNHLDRITAPITINYGLQDDPDYRTSAHYIHDHINHDTKYLNGFTDSKHLMTHGSGREAVEQEIIAFFEDHLDV encoded by the coding sequence ATGATTAATGTAAAACAACCAGATTCAATTTTTTTAGAAAATAAATCATCTGAACATGCAATTATCTTGTTGCACTCATTTACAGGTACAGTGAGAGACGTCAAGTTACTCGCTACGAAATTACATAAAGCTGGATTTACATGTTACGTTCCTGCATATAAAGGTCATGGTTTAATGTTAGACCAATTTATGAAATATGGGACGGACGATTGGTGGCAAGATGCATTAACGGCTTATCGATATTTAACTGAACAAGGATATAATAAAGTAAGTGTTTGCGGTGTTTCTTTAGGAGGATTATTGTCGTTAAAGCTGGCTGAAAAAGAAGATATTGAAGCAATTGCGATTATGTCTACACCTTATAAGAAAAGCGATGCAGGATTAGCGCATCGATTAAACAACTATTGTCAACGCATGGGGCAAGTCGTAGGGTTAGATGATACACAAATTTCTAAGCAATTAGACTCGATTGAGACATATAATGATGAACTCAATAAGTTTCAATTAATGGTTGAAGATATTATGAATCACTTAGATAGAATCACTGCACCCATTACAATTAATTATGGTTTGCAAGACGACCCAGATTATCGTACGAGTGCACATTATATTCATGATCACATTAACCATGATACGAAATATTTAAATGGATTTACCGATTCAAAACATTTAATGACGCATGGTTCAGGTCGTGAAGCGGTTGAGCAAGAAATCATAGCATTTTTCGAAGATCACTTAGATGTATAG
- the brnQ gene encoding branched-chain amino acid transport system II carrier protein — MNKLIIISGLMLFSFFFGAGNLIFPPMLGYTAQGNMWLAMSGFAITGILLPYITVIVVAYMNSGVESIGNKVHPVFGTIFAVCIYLSIGALYGIPRAANVAYEIGTNHVLPVHNHFTLIVFSAIFFLIVYFIALYPNRIVDNLGKYLTPLLIIIIAVLCILVIIHPEGSIGEPTGKYTKAPVVPGILEGYFTMDLVAALAFSVVIVQMFKIKGITDQKTLVTNVIKSGFISAMLLLITYFALAYVGATTDKPGLKDGTDILTFNSLRVFGSYGNLVFGIIIILACLTTCVGLVNACSAFAMKKLPKISYKMFVLIFTLVGFLVSTLGLDLILQIAVPLLTFIYPTSIVLVLISLVSIFIPYELKFAFILPACVTLFISILQIISDFKILKPVTALYQSLPLSSIQLAWLIPFIILLIIGIIVDYFLRNRKLA; from the coding sequence ATGAATAAACTTATTATTATCTCAGGTCTTATGCTATTTTCATTTTTCTTTGGTGCCGGAAATTTAATCTTTCCGCCGATGTTAGGTTATACAGCACAAGGAAATATGTGGCTTGCAATGTCAGGTTTCGCCATTACGGGTATACTTTTACCATACATTACCGTAATTGTCGTTGCATATATGAATAGCGGTGTTGAGAGTATCGGTAACAAAGTACATCCAGTCTTTGGTACGATATTTGCGGTCTGTATCTATTTATCTATTGGTGCACTCTATGGTATACCGCGTGCAGCAAACGTCGCTTATGAAATTGGTACAAACCATGTGTTACCTGTACATAACCATTTCACGCTTATCGTATTTTCAGCGATATTTTTCCTAATTGTATATTTTATCGCTTTATACCCAAACCGTATCGTGGATAATCTCGGTAAATATTTAACACCTTTACTCATCATTATCATTGCAGTCCTTTGTATCCTTGTAATTATCCATCCTGAAGGCTCAATCGGTGAACCTACAGGTAAATATACAAAGGCACCAGTCGTGCCAGGTATATTAGAAGGTTATTTCACAATGGATTTAGTTGCGGCGTTAGCCTTTTCAGTCGTTATTGTACAAATGTTTAAAATTAAAGGCATTACAGATCAGAAAACACTTGTAACGAACGTGATTAAATCTGGGTTTATTTCAGCTATGTTACTACTCATTACTTATTTCGCACTCGCTTACGTAGGTGCCACAACGGATAAACCTGGTCTAAAAGATGGTACCGACATCTTAACGTTTAATTCATTACGTGTCTTTGGCTCTTACGGAAACTTAGTATTTGGCATTATTATTATTTTAGCTTGTTTAACAACATGTGTAGGTTTAGTAAATGCATGTTCTGCCTTTGCAATGAAAAAGTTACCAAAGATTTCTTATAAAATGTTTGTCCTAATCTTTACACTAGTAGGATTCTTAGTTTCTACACTCGGTTTAGATTTAATCTTACAAATTGCAGTACCATTACTTACATTTATTTATCCAACATCTATTGTGCTCGTACTGATTTCATTGGTAAGTATTTTCATACCGTATGAATTGAAATTTGCATTTATCTTACCAGCATGTGTAACGTTATTCATTTCAATTTTACAAATCATTTCTGATTTCAAAATATTAAAACCTGTAACGGCACTTTATCAGTCATTGCCATTATCGAGTATACAACTGGCTTGGCTCATACCATTTATCATATTGTTAATTATTGGTATAATTGTCGATTATTTCCTGAGAAATAGAAAATTAGCATAG
- a CDS encoding sodium-dependent transporter has protein sequence MDKQSQWKTSTGFILASAGSAIGLGAMWKFPYMAGIYGGGAFLLMFLIFTIFVGLPLLIMEFTVGKMGQTYTTKIYSKLTQKKWLNIIGWNGNLAVFVLFGFYSVIGGWIIIYIFNVAAQILSFNQTKLGEIQFESIIGSPVLTLIGQGVFILLTMLIVMLGVEKGLEKASKFMIPLLFIFLIIIVVKSLTLDGSIEGLKYILQPRLEDVSMEGVLFALGQSFFTLSLGTTGMITYASYASKDMPIKTSAVSIVLMNILVSVLAGLAIFPAIKSFGYKPTEGPGLLFKVLPKVFDQMAFGSGFYLIFLILFLFAALTSSISLLELNVSNFTKNDNTKRKPVAFWASILVFIISIPATLSFSSLSGIKFGAGTIFDNMDFLVSNILMPLGALGTTLVVGHLLNKNELKEHFGNNRFKLFLPWYYLVKFVLPIVIIVIFIVQFI, from the coding sequence ATGGATAAACAATCGCAATGGAAAACCTCGACAGGTTTCATTCTAGCAAGTGCTGGTTCTGCAATTGGTTTAGGTGCGATGTGGAAGTTTCCTTATATGGCAGGTATATATGGGGGCGGCGCATTTTTATTAATGTTCCTCATATTTACAATTTTTGTAGGACTGCCATTATTAATTATGGAATTTACAGTCGGAAAAATGGGACAGACGTATACGACTAAAATATATAGTAAACTAACACAAAAGAAATGGTTAAATATAATAGGTTGGAACGGTAATTTAGCAGTATTTGTATTGTTCGGCTTTTACAGTGTTATCGGCGGCTGGATTATCATTTACATTTTTAATGTAGCAGCACAAATATTGTCATTTAATCAGACGAAACTTGGAGAAATTCAGTTTGAGTCGATTATTGGTAGTCCGGTGTTAACGTTAATTGGCCAAGGTGTGTTTATATTATTAACGATGCTTATCGTAATGTTAGGCGTAGAAAAAGGCCTTGAAAAAGCATCTAAATTTATGATTCCGTTGCTATTTATCTTTTTAATCATTATCGTTGTTAAATCTTTAACACTTGATGGTTCAATCGAAGGTTTGAAATATATATTACAACCTCGACTTGAAGATGTATCGATGGAAGGCGTGCTATTTGCATTGGGGCAATCATTTTTCACATTATCTTTAGGGACAACTGGAATGATTACTTACGCAAGTTACGCTTCAAAAGATATGCCGATTAAAACATCAGCAGTTTCTATCGTACTCATGAATATTTTAGTTTCAGTGCTGGCCGGTTTAGCGATATTCCCTGCAATTAAATCATTTGGATATAAACCGACAGAAGGGCCAGGCTTGTTATTTAAAGTATTACCGAAAGTATTTGATCAAATGGCATTCGGTTCCGGGTTCTATTTAATCTTTCTAATCTTGTTCTTATTTGCAGCATTAACGTCATCTATTTCATTATTAGAATTAAATGTATCGAACTTCACTAAAAATGATAATACGAAACGTAAACCAGTAGCTTTTTGGGCAAGTATTTTAGTGTTTATTATCAGTATTCCAGCAACATTATCATTTAGTAGTTTGAGTGGTATTAAATTTGGAGCAGGTACTATTTTTGATAATATGGACTTTTTAGTTTCTAATATTTTAATGCCTTTAGGAGCATTAGGTACAACACTTGTTGTTGGTCATTTATTAAATAAAAATGAACTGAAAGAACACTTTGGTAATAATCGATTTAAGTTATTCTTACCATGGTATTATTTAGTAAAATTCGTACTACCTATCGTTATTATTGTTATATTTATTGTTCAATTTATTTAA
- a CDS encoding GldG family protein: MKIVKVLGSTLLASMFIVTTVHSAQATTAEQSEATSGQQTILFDNSHGQTAGAADWVIDGGFSDYADSMKSQGYQVKELDGQANINEDSLSGAKTLVIPEANIPFKATEQQALVNYVKNGGNVIFISDHYNADRNLNRIDSSEAMNGYRRGAYNDMTKDMSSGEKNSKAMQGVQSSDWLSQNFGVKFRYNALGDLNTQNIESSENSFGITKGVNSVSMHSGSTLAITDPEKAKGIVYAPENLSSSQKWSHAVDQGIYNGGGKKEGPYVAVSKLGKGKAAFVGDSSMVEDSSPKYKREDNGSSKKTYDGFKEQDNGQLLKNITEWFGKSDDATSIKDSGVKLDEKTPLLDFEQPENSTEPQKEPWSQPEEGYKWYDRSTFKPGSYGSEQQSGGDNTSDNGGSGDSDNGGTNDAPSTSGDASFVLPQDVQPNEPFKVTVKLSGFEKNTTVNDLSVGIYKDGGQQIGSFSNDGSTFGNPGYSAKQSVKTDDNGTATLTLTAKVSDDLSGANIRLKQGSKAIATQSLD, encoded by the coding sequence ATGAAAATAGTTAAAGTTTTAGGTTCAACACTTTTAGCGTCAATGTTTATCGTAACGACAGTTCATTCTGCACAAGCAACGACAGCTGAACAATCAGAAGCAACATCAGGTCAACAAACGATTTTATTCGATAACTCTCATGGACAAACTGCAGGAGCTGCTGACTGGGTTATTGATGGTGGTTTTTCAGATTACGCGGATTCTATGAAATCACAAGGTTACCAAGTGAAAGAACTTGATGGACAAGCAAATATTAACGAAGACTCATTAAGTGGGGCGAAAACACTTGTAATACCTGAAGCTAATATTCCTTTTAAAGCAACTGAACAACAAGCTTTAGTGAATTACGTTAAAAATGGAGGTAACGTGATTTTCATTTCTGATCATTATAATGCTGACAGAAATTTAAATCGTATTGATTCATCAGAAGCGATGAATGGTTATCGTCGTGGTGCATATAATGATATGACAAAAGATATGAGTAGCGGAGAGAAAAACTCAAAGGCAATGCAAGGGGTTCAAAGCTCAGATTGGTTATCTCAAAATTTCGGTGTTAAATTCCGTTACAATGCATTAGGTGACTTAAATACACAAAATATTGAATCGAGTGAGAATAGCTTTGGAATTACTAAAGGTGTGAACTCAGTTTCTATGCATTCAGGTTCAACTTTAGCAATCACTGATCCTGAAAAAGCAAAAGGTATCGTCTATGCGCCTGAGAATTTATCTTCTAGTCAAAAATGGTCTCACGCAGTTGATCAAGGTATTTATAATGGCGGCGGAAAGAAAGAAGGGCCGTATGTTGCAGTTTCTAAGTTAGGTAAAGGGAAAGCAGCATTTGTCGGTGATTCTTCGATGGTTGAAGACAGTTCACCAAAATACAAACGTGAAGACAATGGAAGTTCAAAGAAAACATATGATGGATTTAAAGAACAAGATAACGGCCAATTATTAAAAAATATCACAGAGTGGTTTGGTAAATCAGATGACGCTACATCTATTAAAGACAGTGGTGTAAAGTTAGATGAAAAAACACCGCTATTAGATTTTGAACAACCTGAAAATTCAACAGAACCTCAAAAAGAACCTTGGTCACAACCAGAAGAAGGGTATAAATGGTATGATCGTTCAACATTTAAACCAGGAAGTTATGGCAGCGAACAACAATCTGGTGGTGACAATACAAGTGATAACGGAGGATCAGGCGATTCAGATAATGGTGGTACGAATGATGCTCCATCAACAAGTGGTGATGCTTCATTTGTGTTACCACAAGATGTTCAACCTAATGAACCATTTAAAGTTACAGTTAAATTAAGTGGCTTTGAAAAGAATACAACAGTAAATGATTTATCAGTCGGTATATATAAAGATGGCGGCCAACAAATTGGTAGTTTTTCTAATGACGGTTCGACATTTGGCAACCCTGGTTACAGTGCTAAACAATCAGTGAAAACAGATGATAATGGAACAGCTACTTTAACGCTTACAGCTAAAGTAAGTGATGACTTAAGTGGCGCTAATATTCGCTTAAAACAAGGCAGCAAAGCAATTGCAACACAATCATTAGATTAA
- a CDS encoding iron chaperone, translating into MTEFNSFIESIEKPEDQETMRDIFNWMDENFPKLETTVKWNQPMYTDHGTFIIAFSKAKKHFSVAPEAKTMKQFSERIEQAGYAQTPNLFKIQWTQEINFELLKDIITYNIEDKKDCSTFWRK; encoded by the coding sequence ATGACTGAATTTAACTCATTTATTGAATCTATCGAAAAGCCTGAAGACCAAGAAACGATGCGTGACATATTTAACTGGATGGACGAAAACTTTCCTAAACTTGAAACAACAGTAAAATGGAACCAACCCATGTACACAGATCACGGCACTTTCATCATTGCATTCAGTAAAGCTAAAAAGCACTTCTCAGTCGCTCCAGAAGCCAAGACCATGAAACAGTTTAGCGAGCGTATTGAACAAGCTGGTTACGCACAAACACCTAATTTATTCAAAATACAATGGACTCAAGAAATAAACTTCGAACTGCTTAAGGACATTATTACTTACAACATAGAAGATAAAAAAGACTGCTCTACTTTTTGGAGAAAATAA
- a CDS encoding ammonium transporter → MNMNDTLFLFLCTLLVWLMTPGLSLFYGGLVQSKNVLNTVMQSMVAIVIVTFAWLLVGFSMSFSTGNILIGDFDYIGLQHVGFSTHEGLSPHIPFALYMLFQLMFCTIAVSILSGSVAEKMRFIPYIIFVFLWVIVVYSPVAHWVWGGGWIHRLGAIDFAGGTVVHITSGVSGLVLAILIGAGKNFDKRPPHNLIITLLGGIFVWFGWYGFNVGSALTFNHIAMVTFVNTVLAASAGAFGWGFIEYCMTKKMSLIGMLSGMLSGLVAITPAAGYVDYMSAIVIALIGGVSCFFAINYIKVKLRYNDALDAFGIHGIGGVVGAILTGVFQSHKINEGITDGLIHGGGILPVTVQLVAVIMTILFSAAMTLMIAKIIAIFCNLEADEMEEQQGFDVLVHGENAYHNPLESPLSQKLNSEK, encoded by the coding sequence ATGAATATGAATGATACATTATTTTTGTTTCTATGTACGTTGCTTGTTTGGTTAATGACGCCAGGATTGAGTTTATTCTATGGAGGGTTGGTGCAATCGAAAAATGTGTTGAATACAGTGATGCAAAGTATGGTTGCAATCGTTATAGTCACATTTGCATGGCTACTAGTTGGATTTAGTATGAGTTTTAGTACGGGCAATATATTGATAGGTGATTTCGATTATATCGGTTTGCAGCACGTTGGTTTCAGTACACATGAAGGTTTATCACCTCATATTCCCTTTGCATTATATATGCTGTTTCAACTTATGTTTTGTACGATAGCAGTATCAATTTTATCAGGTTCAGTTGCTGAAAAAATGAGATTTATACCGTACATTATTTTTGTATTTTTATGGGTTATCGTAGTTTATAGTCCAGTAGCTCACTGGGTTTGGGGTGGTGGTTGGATACATCGACTTGGTGCCATTGATTTTGCTGGTGGAACGGTAGTCCATATTACATCGGGGGTATCTGGTCTTGTTCTTGCAATTTTAATTGGTGCAGGAAAAAACTTTGATAAAAGACCGCCACATAATCTAATTATTACGTTGTTAGGTGGTATATTTGTTTGGTTTGGATGGTATGGTTTTAATGTAGGAAGTGCATTAACCTTTAATCACATTGCAATGGTGACATTTGTAAATACGGTGCTCGCAGCAAGTGCAGGTGCTTTTGGTTGGGGATTCATTGAATATTGCATGACTAAAAAGATGAGCCTTATCGGTATGCTATCAGGTATGTTATCCGGACTTGTTGCGATTACACCAGCTGCAGGATATGTTGATTATATGAGCGCAATCGTTATTGCTCTAATCGGTGGTGTGAGTTGTTTCTTTGCTATTAATTATATAAAGGTAAAGTTACGTTATAATGATGCGTTAGACGCCTTTGGTATACATGGGATTGGTGGGGTAGTTGGTGCTATCTTAACGGGAGTCTTTCAATCGCACAAAATAAATGAAGGTATTACGGACGGGCTGATACATGGCGGTGGTATACTACCCGTAACAGTACAATTGGTCGCAGTCATTATGACAATCTTGTTTAGTGCAGCAATGACATTGATGATAGCTAAAATTATCGCAATATTCTGTAATTTAGAAGCGGATGAAATGGAAGAACAACAAGGATTTGATGTGCTCGTTCATGGTGAAAATGCATATCATAATCCATTGGAGTCGCCCTTAAGTCAAAAGTTAAATAGTGAGAAATAA
- a CDS encoding YibE/F family protein, giving the protein MSIKQWVKRPFNIFIILFCLIFLGLFIFTLMNDQFYRTPIGQITHVEPHKSETTTDEHHNKDIKHQDTLTVKILNGQFKGKSTNVDNKYVASQADSEAFSKGNKVLLHVDHKLKDAYITEKKRDSLVVVVTGIFLLTLLCVGRKIGLQSILSLIINTAIVILAIYIHEISPQINLFALMTAGVVLSTIITLLLVTGVQWRTFITILSTLLGTFVSIGITHLVIQLTGGSGLKFETMSFLTLPPKEIFLSSVLIGSLGAVMDVAITISSGMYEILRRTPDISMTRWALAGRNIGQDIMGTMTNILLFSYLSGALPMILVYLKNANTVTYTISMNWSLEIARALSGGIGIVLTIPITIVLMQLWFKMRGVKQ; this is encoded by the coding sequence ATGTCTATCAAACAGTGGGTAAAACGTCCTTTCAATATCTTTATCATTTTATTTTGTTTGATATTCCTAGGTTTATTTATTTTTACCCTTATGAACGACCAATTCTATCGAACGCCAATTGGTCAAATCACACACGTTGAACCTCATAAAAGTGAAACGACAACAGATGAACATCATAATAAAGATATAAAACACCAAGATACGTTAACTGTAAAAATATTGAATGGTCAATTTAAAGGAAAATCTACCAATGTTGACAATAAATACGTCGCCTCACAAGCAGATAGCGAAGCATTCTCTAAAGGTAATAAAGTATTATTACATGTCGATCATAAACTTAAAGACGCATACATCACTGAGAAGAAACGTGACAGCCTCGTCGTTGTGGTTACAGGCATATTCTTACTTACACTCTTATGTGTAGGACGCAAAATTGGATTACAATCTATACTTTCATTAATTATCAATACAGCTATCGTTATTTTGGCGATATATATTCACGAAATATCACCACAAATTAACTTATTCGCATTGATGACAGCAGGTGTAGTGTTATCGACAATCATCACCTTATTACTCGTGACAGGTGTACAGTGGCGAACCTTTATAACGATATTAAGTACCTTACTTGGTACATTTGTTTCAATTGGGATTACCCACCTGGTCATCCAGTTAACTGGTGGAAGCGGCTTGAAGTTTGAAACGATGAGCTTTCTAACTTTACCGCCAAAAGAAATCTTCCTTTCATCCGTACTGATCGGTTCACTCGGAGCCGTTATGGATGTTGCCATTACCATTTCAAGTGGTATGTACGAAATATTACGACGTACCCCTGACATCTCGATGACACGATGGGCGCTTGCTGGACGTAATATTGGCCAAGATATCATGGGCACTATGACGAACATCTTGCTCTTTTCTTACTTATCCGGAGCACTACCAATGATTTTAGTCTATTTAAAAAATGCTAATACTGTGACGTATACTATTTCAATGAATTGGTCATTAGAAATTGCTCGAGCGCTCTCTGGAGGTATCGGCATTGTCCTTACTATTCCGATTACCATTGTGTTAATGCAACTTTGGTTTAAAATGCGAGGTGTGAAACAATGA
- a CDS encoding LysM peptidoglycan-binding domain-containing protein, whose product MRKKIIATVIGTSAVAAVASTHAEASTTYTVKSGDSLWSIANKFNISVSKLKSLNNLSSNVIFPNQTLKVSGTTSTSTSTSTSSTSTGTTYTVQSGDTLSGIAAKYGTTYQKIMSLNNLTSFNIYPGQKLKVSGTTSTSGSGSTSTSSSSSYNTPIFHHSNLYTWGQCTYHAFNRRAQIGKGISTYWWNANNWDTAAAADGYTVNYKATVGSILQSDSGYYGHVAFVESVHSDGSITVSEMNYSAAPGIVTYRTIPASQVSYYQYIH is encoded by the coding sequence GTGCGTAAAAAAATCATTGCAACTGTTATTGGGACAAGTGCGGTAGCAGCAGTTGCATCAACTCATGCAGAGGCATCAACGACTTATACAGTAAAGAGCGGCGATTCACTTTGGTCAATAGCGAATAAGTTTAACATTTCAGTTTCGAAACTTAAGTCATTAAATAACCTATCTTCAAATGTGATTTTTCCAAATCAAACATTGAAAGTTTCTGGAACAACGAGTACAAGTACTTCAACAAGTACGAGCAGCACATCAACTGGTACGACATATACAGTTCAGTCAGGGGATACTTTATCAGGAATTGCTGCAAAATATGGCACTACATATCAAAAAATTATGAGCTTAAATAACTTAACAAGCTTCAATATTTATCCTGGACAGAAATTAAAGGTTTCTGGTACTACGTCTACAAGTGGAAGTGGTTCAACTTCAACAAGTTCAAGTAGTAGTTACAATACACCTATTTTCCATCACTCGAATTTATATACATGGGGACAATGTACATATCATGCCTTTAATAGAAGAGCTCAAATTGGGAAAGGTATCAGTACTTACTGGTGGAATGCTAATAACTGGGATACAGCTGCAGCAGCAGATGGTTATACTGTAAATTATAAAGCGACTGTAGGTTCTATCTTACAAAGTGATTCAGGTTATTACGGACACGTAGCTTTTGTAGAATCTGTTCATTCTGACGGTAGTATCACTGTTTCAGAAATGAATTACAGTGCTGCACCGGGGATTGTTACTTACAGAACAATTCCTGCATCACAAGTTAGCTATTATCAATATATTCACTAA